The Lolium rigidum isolate FL_2022 chromosome 2, APGP_CSIRO_Lrig_0.1, whole genome shotgun sequence genomic interval GCAAAAAAAAACTATACGCATAAAAATTCTGAGCAACTAAAAAACAGAACATGATAGGCGTTTCTTACTGCAATAAGTTCAATTGCCACTTGGGTCAGTTCATTTATCCATCTTGCATTATCACTTCCAGATGTCTGGGTACTGGTATCACGAATCAATTCCGACAATTTCTTCCCTACCTGAAATAGCATGTCAATAGTTACTTACTTGCCTAGAAGGCAAACCCACAAAAAAGAAAGTTACCTACAAGACACGTATGTAAAGAGAGGATGAAAGAAGTATATCAAAGAGGGGCAGTTCCATCCATTTTCATCTCATAGCATTTTTCACAGACTAACAGAGAAAATGACGAGGAAAGGAAAAGGTGAAAATGTTTAGCCAACTGTCCCACAATTAGGTTTGAATAGGTAGTGTTGTTTGACCTTAGTAAGGTTAAAACCTCATTAACTACACTATTACTTTCTGTACAGGACTTACATTTCGAAACAAGGCAAAACCCTATATGTGAAAGTGAGGGAGTAGTCGCTAGATGTTACTGGTTACTGATATTATAGACATGCAATAGTAAGACAAAACAGAAGAAAAGAAGTGCATTGTTCTGCAGTCCACGATACCTGGAGCTTTGTCAATATATGAGCAATTGCATCATCTCTAGCCAAGCCAAGCAGTACACGACAGGCAAGGGCTCGAATAAAATCAATAGCCACAGGAGGTGTAACCATCCGAGTACTAAGAAGCTGCAAGAGAATCTTTATACCATTATTGGATCTGACTATTTCTCGAGCTTGGCGATACACTTGTTCCAATTGAGCAGCAAGACCAGGACCCCCAGCTCCTACGCCTAGAGATATTCTCTTATCACCAACAACTCCAGATGGCACTACAGGTGTGCCAGATTCACCTTGGTTCGCTGCTAGATTTCTTTCTGAAGTACTTTTTTCGGCATTCCTGTCTCTGCTTTCTGAACAACTCCCAGGTTGCTGATTAGCAGTTGAGGACGGCTTGTTGCTGATCGACGGAGGGGGGCATACAAGATTGACAAGCACATTCAATGCTGGACATAGCACCTAGTACACAAAGCCGTCAAAAGGTTATTTACTTGGACGAAATTTGGCAAATACTGTCGCATTTGTAAAGCTTAGTTGATGCATAGCTTGAGAAGGGAAAACACACCTCTGGATCAACATAGCCAACAACACTGTTCGCTATATCAAGTAAAACAGTCATACCAATGCGGTTGTTACTTAATGTAGCATGCACCATCAATTTGCGGCTGTGTGGCATAAGTGTTATGATGTGAAGAACTCCAAATGCGTATTGAGCCAAGTCATGAAGATATCGATCAGCAGGTAGACTCTGAAACAGGTTGTTATGAATTAAatcagcttacatatgaacacttgttcttccagaAAAAGGTAAGCAAAAACAATACCATAGTTTTACCTGGCATAACTCCATCATCGTTATATGACCATTAGAGGCCAAGAATTTATCCATCACAGGCCAGCGAGTTCTCACAAGAGCAGGTCCTAACTTTCTATCCCGCTGGATCTGACGGAaaatagcatccatagcctcaTTGCCGATGTCAAAAGGTTTGTAACCAGCTCTTGCACTGGAAGTATTCCGAGCAATACTACGGATACTCTTGCTTGGCCGGATGGAATCAACAAGCTGGAGAAGATGAGCTCTAAAATATTGCCGTAGTGCAACACATGAATGATATGCAACCTGCTTTTCTGTTGCAGTCAGAACTTCAGCAGGCGATCGATCATTCCCTTGATTCGCATTGGACGATCCTAATGCGGAGTTGCCACCAGACCTTACAGATGCAGCAACATGTAAAATATTCAGAAGTTTTTGCATCCCATCCTGTGCATCAAATGAGTCCAGAACAGCTTTGAACACAAAAGCAGCAGCGAAGAATATGGCAGCATTTTTTCTAGCTGACTCTTGTGGGCACTCTAAGAGTTGAAGCGCTAGTTCAACTACATTGTTGAGTGTGTCAGATGAAAGTGCACAAACACGCTCCATGGTAGACTGCAAAAAGCAAGCACGCTTAGCAATAAGATAAATGAACAGTCAGGGGAAAGTGACAACAGATCAACAGACAGCATGACCAGCCAGTTTAGGTTACTAAGTTTACCTGGAGGGAACCAAAAGTAAATAAGCACGCAGAAAGAGCAGTATATGTCTGAGTAATTCTAGGGACAGAGAGGATCTTCTGAATACCACCCCGATCAACAAATAGCGCAGCAAATTTCCGGTGGGCGGCCAGGGCACAAATTAATCGAAGAATTTCATGAAGTAGAGCAAAGTGGCCACATCCCTCCTGGTCTTTGATGCCCCGTTGCAATAATGCGAGGCAAACATCAACACCCTTTTCATGCAGAACAGGACCCAAAGCTTCAACATACTCTCCCAAAACCTGTAAGCACAGAATGCTATATTTTTCTCTAAGTTGCAAGAGCTGCTCGTAGTCAGGGGTAACAAAATCTTCCAAATCCTGGTCCTCGCTGATTTTCGCAGCTTCTTCAACCACATGCTCCTCATTAACTTGGTCAGAGCTTCTGTAACACCAAATAGAATTAAGAGAAGGAACGACAATataatggagagagagagagagagagagagagagagagagagagagagcaggtgTTTCTTTCATTACCGTGAAACACTAGTGGAGATGGCAGCATCAACGACAGTAGTTGCAGCTTTCTCAGCAGCTAATACAACTGCGTCACCATTATTTTCACTCTTCCAAACCTTCAAAAACACAGTACATCAAAAATTACTAACACATAATGAAGCAGAAAATGAATCAGGGTTACGTAACTATTGCTATTTTAGGAAGTCAAAAGATATCTTTTTCCATACCTCTAAAGCAGCAGATTTCACAAGCTCGGCAGCAGCATCACCTGCTGCTTTCACAGCTTCCTCAGGTGCATTTGCAGATCTGGCTTCCGCTTCTGCAGCTCTAACTGCCTTCAAAACAATGTCAGTTATATCCTTCAAGCCAATAATGCAATCCCTGAACCGGTCTTCATACTCCTCTTTCGATATAGCAGTATAAGCCTCAAGGCCTGCAGAGCTATTGTTCAAATCGATTGCTTTCTTTGGGTCCTCGACTTTAGCCGCATTCTTGTCTTTGCTAGCCCGATTTCCAATTCTCAATCCTGAGGTTGGTGATAAAGGTGTCCGCTCACTCTCAGTCAAGCTTTCAGCTGTTTTGCTTTCCCCTCTTAGTCGAGACCCTGTACGACTCAGCTTTCTCTTCAAGTGTTCATCTCTCAAGCTTTCACATGGAGGATGCTTTTCCCCATAGACTGTCTTCATATCGGAACCAGTTGAGCGCATTAGCCCATCTGCCTGCGGCATATCAACAGTGTCATCCATCAATCGTTCTCCATCTGCTTGCCTCATCACAACACAAGGAGCAAGCTCCTTTTCCGAAGTTGGGTCAGTCAGTATTCCATCTCCAGCCCTAGTTCCATCCAATACAGAGCTGTCTTGAACAAACCGTACTTTGCTCCTGTTCTCATCTCTACCCCGAGGATGCTTGGTACCTAATAGGAGATTGGCATCTTTCTGTGAAGATGTGACATCCCCAGAGACTTGTGTTCGCAAAAAATGCATGAGCTTGGCTGATACCCCCATGTTTAAGACATCTTCTACCAATTGCCCACCGCTGGTGACGAAACAAAAATGCAACAGTTAGTTTATTAACTACATCAGAAAGACTGCTGAAGAAATGAAGAATAGTATGCAATCTCATCTGATAAGCCATGACACAGTACCTATACAACGCCATGGAAAGCAGCCCAATAGCATACGTTCTCAGCATCTCGGTATCTGTTGGTTTTTTACCACTTTCTACATGCTTCCAGTCACAGGCTTCACCATCTTCCCTTATCCAGTTCTTTAAATTTGCAATAGTAGCATCTTCAAAAGCATGCGGAAACTGCGGCTGCGGAGACAAACACAAATCAAGCTAATAATACAGGTAGCACGATGAGAAACGTAAAACAGAGTGTGCGGAGGGTGGGAGGCTTACCACCCATGCATTGTGGATGCTCAGGAGCAGCCTGGCAGAAGCGCAGCGTACTGCCACGGAGTACGACGTGTCAGACAAGAACTTGCAGAACACAAGGTCGTAGAATTCATCGTTCTCCTGCCAACAAGGTTGAAGCAGCAACGGTTAGTCGCAGCAGTTAACGCGTAAGGCTCAGATCAAGCAGAGAACCCGAAGCACGCACCCTGATCAGGTTCGCCAGCTTGCCTATTGTATGGGAACCCCTCGTGTTTGCGTTGTTGAAGGACGGGTCACTTGCGCACTCCTGCAGATGCCTGCAGGGGGGTATGCACATAGCAGTTGTTAGCAGAAAGGAACATTTCAGAAGTACCGTAACTCAAAAGGGCATTATCATCTATCTATGCATCTCACTAAAGCAGGTGCCTCCATGCTGTGCCGTGATGAAACCAAATAAAACAGAGTGGCACGCACAGTCTGCACAGTCTAGAGCAGCGGTTTCTATGCATGGCACTGGCAAGGGGCAGGCAGAACCGATTGTCTTTAGTTTGTTATTGACCACCCCACTCAGACGGAGTGCGCTTAGGTTGCCCAGATAGTGAGGCATCCACTCCATGTTCTTATACCTTGCGTGATTCCAGCAACTTCCTAGCTCACACGGCATAATAAATGCTATGCAAACAGAGCATCTACAAGATTTTCACAAGAACAAGAACCGTAGGCGGCCAGGAAGTGCTCCAGTAACAGGAGCGAAGAAGACAAGCTTCTAACGGGCTGAAGACCAACTGCTACTACTCTCTGGAATCGATTTTCCCAGCAAGCGGAGAGCAAGCCCTGGGAAGGAACCAACAACGCAATCGAATTGAGCAGAGCGATTCGAGAGACATTGGCAGCTACACGTCTCAGTCAAGCAGGAGCCTTCCTCCATGCTGTAATGTGTGCAAACTATGTTTCAATGTGATCAGTAAGATCAAACAAAATACAGAGTGATGCGCGGTACCGATTTTATGCATCACAAACTGGCTACCACAGGGGAACATATATTTACTTAGTTTTTGTTGTCCGCTCCAGTCAGACTGGGTGAACTTGGCTAGATTGAGCAGACAGGTAGAGAACCACTCCATCTGTTTATGCCTTGCGTGATCACGGGGACGTCCTGGCCCGCGTGCTGTTCCAGTAGCAGCAACGATTTTCCGCCGCTCTCTCGGGACGATTTTCGTGGCCCAGTTGCAAGAACAGGAGCTAAGGCGTAGAAGCCAATAATCCAATCGAGCGCGAATTATGCGGtggaagagagagaggggaggggagcgGGCGGGCGTACCTGGCCTCCTGGTCCTCGCAGATGGTAGCGAGGGTGTGTATGAGGCGCGGGTTGGGGTCG includes:
- the LOC124689504 gene encoding DDB1- and CUL4-associated factor homolog 1-like — its product is MADEPPASLPAAAAAAEPPAPVPAAATAEPEKPEEAEPEAEEGDEEDALLDRAQALISRVVGQEADPNPRLIHTLATICEDQEARHLQECASDPSFNNANTRGSHTIGKLANLIRENDEFYDLVFCKFLSDTSYSVAVRCASARLLLSIHNAWVPQFPHAFEDATIANLKNWIREDGEACDWKHVESGKKPTDTEMLRTYAIGLLSMALYSGGQLVEDVLNMGVSAKLMHFLRTQVSGDVTSSQKDANLLLGTKHPRGRDENRSKVRFVQDSSVLDGTRAGDGILTDPTSEKELAPCVVMRQADGERLMDDTVDMPQADGLMRSTGSDMKTVYGEKHPPCESLRDEHLKRKLSRTGSRLRGESKTAESLTESERTPLSPTSGLRIGNRASKDKNAAKVEDPKKAIDLNNSSAGLEAYTAISKEEYEDRFRDCIIGLKDITDIVLKAVRAAEAEARSANAPEEAVKAAGDAAAELVKSAALEVWKSENNGDAVVLAAEKAATTVVDAAISTSVSRSSDQVNEEHVVEEAAKISEDQDLEDFVTPDYEQLLQLREKYSILCLQVLGEYVEALGPVLHEKGVDVCLALLQRGIKDQEGCGHFALLHEILRLICALAAHRKFAALFVDRGGIQKILSVPRITQTYTALSACLFTFGSLQSTMERVCALSSDTLNNVVELALQLLECPQESARKNAAIFFAAAFVFKAVLDSFDAQDGMQKLLNILHVAASVRSGGNSALGSSNANQGNDRSPAEVLTATEKQVAYHSCVALRQYFRAHLLQLVDSIRPSKSIRSIARNTSSARAGYKPFDIGNEAMDAIFRQIQRDRKLGPALVRTRWPVMDKFLASNGHITMMELCQSLPADRYLHDLAQYAFGVLHIITLMPHSRKLMVHATLSNNRIGMTVLLDIANSVVGYVDPEVLCPALNVLVNLVCPPPSISNKPSSTANQQPGSCSESRDRNAEKSTSERNLAANQGESGTPVVPSGVVGDKRISLGVGAGGPGLAAQLEQVYRQAREIVRSNNGIKILLQLLSTRMVTPPVAIDFIRALACRVLLGLARDDAIAHILTKLQVGKKLSELIRDTSTQTSGSDNARWINELTQVAIELIAVLTNSGKETTLAATDAAAPALKRIERAGIAAATPISYQSRELMQLIHEHLLGSGLAATAAMLQKEADLAPLQSTAAVPPVHQAVALEPSSVQVQQQWPSGRVQGFPTNKTIIAEDQDGQRSDSVVPSSKKKALVFSSSFSKRGQPFLSFSGNRSSNSLRSPVPTGNVDNITCSATTTNTGHEETSHKTPMPLPLKRKLVDMDFSSASVAKRPAIADQSCQSPVFKTPAPIRRGLSVAVDSPTATFHPGRTNFNSISTENFEDSQGTPGVVTGTPHLGANDQQSGNLERMTLDSLVVQYLKQQHRQCPAPITTLPPVSLVHPHVCPEPSRSISAPPNVTARIGSREISREFSGIKVPRRDRQFIYSRFKPCRVCRDESSLLTCMTFITGASRVAAGSHTGELKIFDYNTAGLIETQSCHQNLVTVVETTSFGGNELILSSSINEVKLWDAFAVSTGPLHTFEDCKAARFNHAGTSFAAISTDASRRGVLLYDVQTHNIDMQLPDNSNLSGSGRSYAHPVIHFSPSDDMLLWNGVLWDRRSPDPIHKFDQFTDYCGGGFHPAGNEVILNSEVWDLRKFKLLRSVPSLDQTVIKFNGRGDVIYAILRRNLEDVTSSINTRRVRHPLFPAFRTIDAVTYSDIATVQIDRGVLDLATEPNDSLLGVVAMDNPDEMFSSARLFEVGRKRPTDDDSDPEDGGDSEDDDDEDDDESDVDVILGSLGDTDSDEDPGNSSDDGGGDDDDDEDMDSEDDYDDDDNEGDFDVGEGLLEIMGGGDGDESDMIESFSSGDEEAWIM